Proteins encoded together in one Syntrophales bacterium window:
- a CDS encoding HAD-IIIA family hydrolase: MGKEVMTEELLKKIRQIRLLILDVDGVLTDGRIIMDDTGRETKNFDVKDGHGLKILMRHGIDVVFLTGRRSEVVEHRAKDLGIGEVHQGIWNKVEPLEEILRRRNLARDHVAYVGDDVVDIPLLKRVGFSVAVADASEDVKKAVDYVTKKNGGRGAVREVCEIILKAQEKWDEVATRYEFI, from the coding sequence ATGGGCAAGGAGGTTATGACCGAGGAATTGTTGAAAAAGATCAGACAGATCCGTCTTTTGATCCTTGATGTTGACGGTGTCTTGACCGATGGCAGGATTATCATGGACGATACTGGACGGGAGACAAAAAATTTTGATGTGAAGGATGGGCACGGGCTTAAAATCCTGATGAGACACGGTATAGATGTTGTCTTTTTAACGGGCAGAAGATCAGAGGTTGTGGAGCATCGTGCTAAGGACCTTGGCATAGGCGAGGTGCATCAGGGTATCTGGAATAAGGTTGAGCCATTGGAAGAGATTCTCAGGAGGAGAAATCTGGCGAGAGACCATGTGGCGTATGTGGGGGACGACGTTGTTGACATCCCTCTGTTAAAAAGGGTCGGATTTTCCGTAGCCGTGGCAGACGCATCCGAGGATGTCAAGAAAGCTGTTGATTATGTTACTAAAAAGAATGGTGGCAGGGGAGCCGTCAGAGAGGTGTGTGAAATCATCCTTAAGGCGCAGGAAAAGTGGGATGAGGTGGCTACAAGATACGAGTTCATTTAG
- a CDS encoding LptA/OstA family protein gives MKHRVLLLIFLIILITSPFSHLYAEKAGGENKPKTEENQPIQIISDRLEAYNEKRMVVFSGNAVATRGDMIIKSDRLLLYYRKGLADSEKVGAREIGKGRDLEKIEAKGNVTIVQGERIAKGDDAVFYQDTQKIVMTGSTVLQEGRNIMRGGKIVIFLDENRGTIESTENKRVTATIYPVEKKEKKE, from the coding sequence ATGAAACACAGGGTATTATTACTTATCTTTTTGATTATACTTATCACTTCTCCTTTCTCACACCTTTATGCAGAGAAGGCCGGGGGAGAAAACAAACCAAAGACAGAAGAAAATCAACCGATACAGATTATATCTGACCGTCTGGAGGCATACAATGAAAAAAGAATGGTCGTATTTTCGGGTAATGCCGTGGCTACCCGTGGTGATATGATCATAAAATCAGATCGCCTTCTTCTGTACTATAGGAAAGGTCTTGCAGATTCTGAAAAGGTAGGGGCCAGGGAAATCGGTAAGGGGAGAGATTTAGAAAAGATTGAGGCAAAGGGAAATGTAACAATTGTACAGGGTGAAAGGATCGCAAAGGGAGATGATGCCGTCTTTTACCAGGACACACAGAAAATCGTGATGACGGGTAGTACCGTCTTGCAAGAAGGGAGAAATATCATGCGTGGGGGGAAAATAGTGATTTTTCTGGATGAAAACAGGGGAACCATTGAAAGCACTGAAAACAAGAGGGTAACGGCCACAATTTATCCTGTGGAGAAGAAAGAGAAAAAAGAGTGA
- the raiA gene encoding ribosome-associated translation inhibitor RaiA — protein sequence MKISVTFRNTEGEDWQREYVNKRLKKVSRYVDNPAEAHVILSVEKFRNAAEINLMVDGLNVNAKEEAKDMYLAIDNAIEKIERQLKKHKEKIRGYKANAVRAEEIGTLELPPDETEDTPGAKVVKTRKMVLKPMSLEDAMMEIETSKNRFIVYRDSYTENVSVIYRRDDGNYGLIETNA from the coding sequence ATGAAGATTTCCGTAACCTTTAGAAATACAGAGGGAGAGGATTGGCAAAGGGAATATGTTAATAAAAGACTCAAAAAAGTAAGTAGATATGTTGATAATCCGGCTGAAGCCCATGTAATCCTCTCGGTGGAAAAATTCAGAAATGCAGCCGAAATCAACTTAATGGTTGATGGGTTAAATGTAAATGCGAAAGAGGAAGCAAAGGACATGTATCTTGCTATTGATAATGCTATAGAAAAGATCGAACGTCAACTCAAAAAACATAAGGAAAAGATCAGGGGTTATAAGGCAAATGCTGTGCGAGCCGAGGAGATAGGCACACTAGAGTTACCGCCTGATGAGACGGAAGATACACCGGGGGCAAAGGTGGTCAAAACGAGGAAAATGGTGTTGAAACCCATGTCCCTTGAGGATGCCATGATGGAAATCGAGACATCAAAGAACCGATTCATCGTTTACCGGGATTCTTATACGGAAAACGTCAGTGTCATATATCGTCGAGATGACGGAAATTATGGGCTTATAGAAACCAACGCCTAA
- the lptC gene encoding LPS export ABC transporter periplasmic protein LptC produces MKLKKKTVIIAGIVILVISSVVAGLVTDGRKTPHKTLLKILPANVDLQVKNVHYTEIGDSDAKWEIKADTARYLKKENLVLFDNVTVTLDTRDGKTFVMTGDRGQLNTNTKDIGIAGNIKIISHSGNRFTTDRLTYSHGDKRFHTNSAVVMETPRMQVKGVGMSISLKNEELTLFSRVSARIR; encoded by the coding sequence ATGAAATTAAAAAAAAAGACGGTTATTATTGCCGGCATAGTGATACTGGTGATTTCATCGGTGGTTGCTGGTCTGGTCACGGATGGGAGGAAGACACCCCACAAAACCCTGCTGAAGATTTTACCGGCCAATGTTGATCTTCAGGTAAAAAATGTCCATTATACGGAAATCGGGGATTCTGATGCAAAATGGGAGATCAAAGCGGATACGGCAAGATATCTCAAAAAGGAGAATCTTGTGTTATTTGATAATGTTACGGTAACACTGGACACGAGGGATGGCAAAACCTTTGTCATGACCGGGGATAGAGGTCAGTTGAATACGAATACAAAGGACATAGGAATTGCCGGTAATATTAAAATCATTTCTCATAGTGGTAACCGCTTTACGACAGATCGCCTGACCTATTCTCATGGGGATAAAAGATTCCATACCAACTCGGCCGTTGTTATGGAGACCCCACGCATGCAGGTCAAGGGGGTGGGCATGTCCATTTCCCTGAAGAACGAAGAGTTGACACTGTTTTCGAGAGTGAGCGCCCGGATAAGATAA
- the rpoN gene encoding RNA polymerase factor sigma-54: MAFELKQNLKLTQQLVMTPQLQQAIKLLQLSRLELVETINQEMVENPLLEEVTTDDYQESDTNQEIGDIATLDREDIKAVDRTEELTGEGNGKEDFDWDSYLEDYVATGVSYDRKDSDALSWNNLPTQKTSLMDHLMWQLKLSRFTELEMRIGEQIIGNLDQSGYLMASLKEIAAQEKVDETVVEDVLKKVQEFDPPGVAARDLKECLLLQAKILGVSNHIIEVIIKEHLKYLETKNYAQIARKLKVPLSEVLQAVLLISNMNPKPGSVYNEERIQTIIPDVYIFKSGNGYRIVLNDDGLPRLRINNMYREILSGTRGNPKTDNGKKYIKEKIQSAMWLIKSIQQRQKTIYRVVESIVKFQKDFFDKGINFLKPLVLRDVAEDVEMHESTISRVVTNKYMHTPRGIFMLKYFFGSSVQNTSGGAIASKSVKEEIKRIISKEDPGKPYTDLEIVKFLEASEISIARRTVAKYREMMGILPSSKRKKIKFKLLRSQESGARIEAVKNYR, translated from the coding sequence ATGGCATTTGAACTCAAACAAAACCTTAAACTGACACAGCAGTTGGTCATGACGCCTCAACTCCAGCAGGCGATCAAACTCCTCCAGCTTTCAAGACTGGAACTGGTTGAGACAATCAATCAGGAAATGGTGGAGAATCCCCTGCTTGAGGAGGTGACAACTGACGACTACCAGGAAAGCGACACAAATCAAGAAATTGGTGATATTGCTACACTTGATCGAGAAGATATCAAAGCGGTTGATCGCACGGAAGAACTGACGGGGGAAGGCAACGGCAAGGAGGATTTTGACTGGGACAGCTACCTTGAAGATTATGTAGCCACAGGGGTAAGTTATGACAGGAAAGATAGTGATGCTTTATCCTGGAATAATTTGCCGACCCAAAAGACATCTCTGATGGATCATCTCATGTGGCAACTCAAGCTTTCCCGCTTTACAGAGCTCGAAATGAGAATCGGCGAACAGATAATCGGAAACCTTGACCAGAGCGGATATTTAATGGCATCTCTAAAAGAAATTGCCGCTCAGGAAAAAGTTGACGAAACTGTTGTGGAAGATGTCCTGAAAAAAGTTCAGGAATTTGACCCTCCTGGTGTTGCGGCAAGGGATCTCAAAGAATGCCTTTTACTTCAAGCCAAAATTTTAGGCGTGTCAAACCATATCATTGAGGTGATTATCAAAGAACATCTAAAATATCTTGAGACAAAAAATTATGCCCAGATTGCGAGAAAATTGAAAGTTCCCCTATCAGAGGTGTTGCAGGCTGTCCTTTTGATCAGCAACATGAATCCCAAACCGGGCAGTGTTTACAACGAAGAAAGGATTCAGACTATCATTCCAGATGTGTACATTTTCAAGTCCGGGAATGGGTACAGAATTGTCCTCAATGATGATGGACTGCCGAGGCTGAGGATTAACAATATGTACAGAGAGATTTTATCCGGGACCAGAGGAAATCCAAAGACAGATAACGGCAAGAAGTACATTAAGGAAAAGATACAGTCGGCCATGTGGCTCATCAAGAGTATTCAGCAGAGGCAGAAGACAATTTATAGGGTAGTGGAGAGTATTGTAAAATTTCAGAAAGATTTCTTTGATAAGGGCATTAATTTTTTAAAACCCCTGGTCTTAAGAGATGTTGCCGAGGATGTGGAGATGCACGAGTCAACCATCAGCAGAGTGGTGACGAATAAGTATATGCATACACCGCGGGGCATATTTATGTTGAAATACTTTTTTGGCAGCAGTGTACAGAATACCAGCGGCGGTGCCATCGCCTCGAAGAGCGTCAAAGAGGAGATTAAGAGGATCATCAGTAAGGAGGATCCGGGTAAACCGTACACCGATCTTGAAATTGTAAAGTTTCTTGAGGCATCGGAGATATCCATTGCGAGGAGAACCGTAGCCAAGTATAGAGAAATGATGGGTATCCTGCCATCTTCAAAGCGAAAAAAGATAAAATTTAAACTACTCAGGAGTCAGGAGTCAGGAGCCAGAATAGAAGCAGTGAAAAACTACCGCTAA